One window from the genome of Rariglobus hedericola encodes:
- a CDS encoding class I SAM-dependent methyltransferase family protein — translation MNNLSAFALIITPAFTSWFVPCMLNHRRGAWTFSALSMTTLSLIVFLFEPTLISRVAIPLIASAVFFGFLGCISCIVGFHDKRTSTPWLLTAFVSLVITFFTASKVALSLMIIFSLIAVLVAWFQRDTVQHNDQLPALAANNRTRRAGSLPRKFVREGAFHWLPIYAIARLSDLAREGIEHSGSYRFADHIYRNVPSGRTALGRWIDARFLASAASRAFRLRNDEASRALEAACDCDTTTDRTVRMLAVPCGLPRDLNSLVKRRPDVASKIDYHGLDIDPNLLGLAGQFIAPSAAAGAKCTFHEGNALNRTDYPRNDFDVIVSTGLGEFLDDAQLALFYRNIHASLIPGGRFFTSATRREARTEAFLKAFELDTNYRTQPDLERALASVEQPWSRLEFTTDETGLQTFVIATK, via the coding sequence ATGAATAATCTCTCCGCATTCGCGCTCATCATCACACCCGCCTTCACGTCGTGGTTTGTGCCCTGCATGCTGAATCATCGTCGCGGTGCCTGGACGTTCTCCGCGCTCTCGATGACCACCCTAAGTCTTATCGTTTTCCTTTTTGAGCCCACACTCATCTCCCGCGTTGCGATTCCGCTGATAGCGTCAGCCGTGTTTTTCGGATTTCTGGGCTGCATTTCATGCATCGTCGGTTTTCACGACAAACGCACATCAACGCCGTGGCTGCTCACGGCCTTCGTCTCGCTGGTTATAACTTTTTTCACAGCGTCCAAGGTCGCCCTATCGCTTATGATCATCTTCTCGTTGATAGCCGTTTTGGTAGCGTGGTTTCAACGCGACACCGTTCAACACAACGACCAGCTTCCCGCACTAGCTGCAAATAATCGCACGCGGCGCGCCGGCAGCCTTCCTCGAAAATTTGTTCGCGAGGGCGCGTTCCATTGGCTGCCGATTTATGCGATTGCCCGACTGAGTGACCTTGCCCGAGAAGGCATTGAACATTCCGGCAGTTACCGTTTTGCCGATCACATTTATCGCAATGTCCCGTCTGGGCGCACCGCACTCGGACGCTGGATCGATGCACGTTTTCTGGCCTCGGCCGCATCGCGCGCCTTCCGCTTGCGCAACGACGAAGCCAGCCGCGCACTCGAAGCCGCCTGCGATTGCGATACCACCACCGACCGCACGGTTCGTATGCTCGCGGTTCCCTGCGGTCTGCCTCGTGATTTAAATTCGCTCGTCAAACGCCGCCCTGATGTCGCCTCGAAAATCGACTACCATGGTCTCGATATCGATCCCAATTTGCTCGGCCTGGCCGGGCAGTTCATCGCACCCAGCGCGGCTGCTGGCGCGAAGTGCACGTTTCACGAAGGCAACGCACTGAACCGCACGGATTATCCACGCAACGATTTCGATGTGATCGTGAGCACGGGTCTCGGTGAATTTTTGGACGACGCGCAACTGGCACTTTTCTATCGGAATATCCATGCATCGCTTATTCCCGGCGGCCGATTCTTCACGAGTGCCACCCGCCGCGAAGCACGCACGGAAGCATTTTTAAAGGCATTCGAATTGGATACCAATTATCGCACCCAACCCGATCTCGAACGTGCGCTCGCCTCGGTCGAACAACCGTGGTCACGACTCGAATTTACCACCGATGAAACCGGCCTCCAAACGTTCGTGATCGCCACCAAGTAG
- a CDS encoding phospho-sugar mutase: MSTLSLIQAAGQAGNLLPDTVKNLGIWLGASLPAWAVASIDELVAKGAWEELNNRFYRDLEFGTGGIRGRTIGFTPTVDEIGTPSAQGTPAHAAIGSNILNDFTLTRATIGLFKYTKSYLTLSGRADVPVLVIAHDVRHFSRHFCELAASAWTKLGGNAYIFEGPRSTPQLSFTVRYLRAHAGVVITASHNPPHDNGFKAYFEDGAQVVAPHDKGIVDEVNAVPLSGLSVFLEKDLARVVTLGRPADDAYLAVATKAAIDPGVFKKTKLKIAFTNIHATGDIMSVPLLLHAGCEVHQVGAQSVHDPRFPTVKSPNPENAEALSLAVKLADEKGLDLVLATDPDCDRMGCAVRGPDGQMHLLTGNQIGSLMAEYRLSKYKETGVIPAAGSDRVAIVKTFVTTSLQDAIGHGHGVKVINTLTGFKWIASKIKGYEEQLKGAFFKEQGIALDYDATSFEARAKLLQKYSTFYAFGCEESYGYLPNDAVRDKDGNAACLMFAEVCAAVKAQGKTVPEYLDEIYLKYGFYLEGVINLYYEGATGAAKIKRILETYRSAPPKVFGDVGVTKFQDFGVEVFMDADGEAIPKQDLYLVTLSNGYSFAARGSGTEPKMKFYVFASAPVKNSAELATVKMQVKAELDRVKALIEADAQKRAEG, from the coding sequence ATGAGCACGCTCTCCCTCATCCAAGCCGCCGGCCAGGCCGGAAATCTTTTGCCCGACACCGTCAAAAACCTCGGCATCTGGCTCGGGGCTTCGCTCCCCGCCTGGGCGGTCGCCAGCATCGATGAACTCGTTGCCAAAGGTGCGTGGGAAGAACTCAACAACCGTTTCTATCGTGACCTCGAGTTTGGCACCGGCGGCATTCGCGGCCGCACGATTGGCTTCACCCCGACCGTTGACGAAATCGGCACGCCGAGCGCCCAAGGCACTCCTGCGCACGCGGCCATCGGCAGCAACATCCTCAACGATTTCACGCTCACGCGCGCGACGATCGGCCTGTTCAAATATACGAAGAGCTATCTGACGCTGTCCGGTCGCGCGGATGTGCCCGTGCTGGTGATCGCGCATGACGTGCGTCATTTCTCGCGTCATTTCTGCGAGCTGGCCGCCTCGGCTTGGACGAAACTCGGCGGTAATGCCTATATTTTTGAAGGCCCGCGCTCGACTCCTCAGCTGAGCTTCACGGTGCGTTATCTGCGCGCCCACGCCGGTGTGGTCATCACCGCCAGCCACAATCCTCCGCACGACAACGGATTCAAAGCCTACTTCGAAGACGGCGCGCAGGTGGTTGCCCCGCATGACAAGGGCATCGTCGACGAAGTAAACGCCGTGCCGCTTTCCGGGCTCTCGGTGTTTTTGGAGAAAGACTTGGCTCGCGTGGTCACGCTGGGTCGTCCGGCGGACGATGCTTATCTGGCGGTTGCCACCAAGGCGGCCATTGATCCGGGTGTCTTCAAGAAGACCAAGCTCAAGATCGCGTTTACCAACATCCACGCGACGGGCGACATCATGTCGGTGCCGCTGCTGCTTCACGCCGGTTGCGAGGTGCACCAAGTCGGCGCGCAGTCGGTTCACGACCCGCGTTTTCCGACGGTCAAGTCGCCGAATCCGGAGAACGCCGAGGCGCTTTCGCTGGCGGTCAAACTGGCCGACGAAAAGGGGCTCGATCTCGTGCTGGCCACCGATCCGGACTGTGATCGCATGGGCTGCGCGGTGCGCGGACCGGACGGCCAGATGCACCTGCTCACCGGCAACCAGATTGGTTCGCTGATGGCCGAGTATCGTCTGTCCAAATACAAGGAGACAGGCGTGATCCCCGCGGCCGGTTCCGACCGTGTGGCGATTGTGAAGACGTTTGTGACCACCTCGCTGCAAGACGCGATCGGCCACGGCCATGGCGTCAAAGTCATCAACACCCTCACAGGTTTCAAATGGATCGCCTCCAAGATCAAGGGCTACGAAGAGCAGTTGAAGGGCGCGTTTTTCAAAGAGCAGGGCATCGCTCTTGATTATGATGCGACCTCGTTCGAGGCGCGTGCGAAACTACTTCAGAAATACAGCACGTTTTATGCGTTCGGCTGCGAAGAGAGCTACGGTTATCTCCCCAACGACGCGGTGCGCGACAAGGATGGCAACGCCGCTTGTCTGATGTTTGCCGAGGTCTGTGCCGCCGTGAAAGCTCAGGGCAAAACGGTGCCGGAGTATCTCGACGAGATTTATCTCAAATACGGCTTCTACCTGGAAGGCGTGATCAACCTGTATTACGAAGGCGCGACGGGTGCGGCCAAGATCAAGCGCATCCTCGAAACCTATCGTTCGGCTCCGCCCAAGGTGTTTGGCGATGTGGGCGTGACGAAATTCCAGGACTTCGGTGTCGAGGTGTTCATGGATGCCGACGGCGAGGCGATTCCGAAGCAGGATCTGTATCTGGTCACGCTATCAAACGGCTACAGTTTTGCCGCGCGCGGCAGCGGCACCGAGCCAAAGATGAAGTTCTACGTGTTCGCCAGCGCACCGGTGAAAAACTCCGCCGAGCTCGCGACCGTGAAAATGCAGGTGAAAGCCGAACTCGATCGTGTAAAAGCACTGATCGAGGCCGACGCACAAAAACGCGCCGAAGGCTGA
- a CDS encoding UTP--glucose-1-phosphate uridylyltransferase, whose product MAKPPLIEEFERAGQGHVFAFYNELTPNEQQHLLSEAAEIDLTEVDRLTRTLLAKGATAGIDLTGLAPAPYECRPENGGDAAAWASAKTTGEAALKAGRVAAFTVAGGQGTRLGYDGPKGTFPVTPIKQKTLFQVFAEKVRAAGVRYGKPIHWFIMTSNANHGQTESFFKDNGFFGLAEDHVHFFRQGRMPAVTIEGKIMLETKSTIAMSPDGHGGSLRALDRSGALDLMAKEGIDILSYFQVDNPLVRGIDPTFIGWHILRGSEMSSKMVAKAYAGEKVGHFCTQHGKNIVIEYSDLPKEYQEQIDPVTGALRYIAGSIAIHILDTKFIRRMAHGDDSLPFHRADKKIPTVDAAGNPVKPDKANGVKFEMFVFDALPFANNPVVIETRRQDDFSPVKNAEGLDSPKTCSDDQLRQFARWLKQNNAAVTTDDTGLPSVAIEVSPLFGYDEDSFADAWNKFPAKPAITAGLYLE is encoded by the coding sequence ATGGCCAAACCTCCGTTGATCGAAGAATTTGAGCGTGCCGGACAGGGGCACGTTTTTGCGTTTTATAACGAACTCACCCCCAATGAGCAGCAGCATCTGCTCTCCGAGGCGGCCGAGATTGATCTCACCGAGGTTGATCGTCTCACGCGCACGTTGCTGGCCAAGGGCGCAACGGCAGGCATCGATCTGACCGGACTCGCTCCCGCTCCGTATGAGTGCCGTCCCGAAAACGGTGGCGATGCCGCAGCTTGGGCTTCGGCTAAAACCACCGGTGAAGCCGCGCTCAAGGCCGGCCGAGTCGCTGCCTTCACGGTTGCCGGCGGACAGGGCACGCGCCTCGGTTATGACGGACCCAAGGGCACCTTTCCGGTGACGCCCATCAAGCAGAAGACGCTTTTCCAAGTGTTTGCTGAAAAGGTCCGCGCCGCCGGTGTGCGCTACGGCAAGCCGATCCACTGGTTCATCATGACCAGCAACGCGAATCACGGTCAGACCGAGTCGTTTTTCAAGGATAACGGCTTCTTTGGTCTGGCCGAAGACCACGTTCATTTCTTCCGCCAGGGACGCATGCCCGCCGTTACGATCGAGGGCAAAATCATGTTGGAAACGAAGAGCACCATTGCCATGTCGCCCGACGGACACGGCGGCTCGCTCCGCGCCTTGGATCGCAGTGGCGCGCTCGATCTCATGGCCAAGGAAGGCATCGATATCCTCAGCTATTTCCAGGTGGATAACCCGCTGGTGCGCGGCATCGATCCGACTTTCATCGGCTGGCACATCCTGCGCGGCTCCGAGATGTCCAGCAAGATGGTCGCCAAGGCCTACGCGGGCGAAAAGGTGGGGCACTTCTGCACCCAGCACGGCAAGAATATCGTGATCGAATACTCCGACCTGCCCAAGGAGTATCAGGAGCAGATCGACCCCGTGACCGGCGCGCTACGCTACATTGCCGGCAGCATAGCTATCCATATTTTGGATACGAAATTTATCCGGCGCATGGCGCATGGTGACGATTCGCTGCCCTTCCACCGTGCAGATAAAAAGATTCCCACCGTGGATGCTGCCGGCAATCCTGTGAAGCCCGACAAGGCTAATGGCGTGAAATTCGAGATGTTCGTTTTCGATGCGCTGCCCTTTGCCAATAATCCCGTGGTCATCGAGACGCGGCGCCAAGACGATTTCTCCCCGGTGAAAAATGCCGAGGGTCTCGATTCTCCCAAGACCTGCAGCGACGACCAGCTCCGCCAGTTCGCACGCTGGCTTAAGCAGAACAATGCTGCAGTCACCACCGATGACACGGGCCTGCCGTCCGTAGCCATCGAGGTGTCGCCGCTGTTCGGTTACGACGAAGACTCTTTTGCCGATGCCTGGAATAAATTTCCGGCCAAGCCCGCCATCACCGCCGGTCTGTATCTCGAATAA